In Macadamia integrifolia cultivar HAES 741 chromosome 1, SCU_Mint_v3, whole genome shotgun sequence, a single window of DNA contains:
- the LOC122077111 gene encoding rust resistance kinase Lr10-like: protein MKRFSSEFAKEKPIMFSAQELSGFSQNYKTRLGSGGFGIVYKGELPNGVLVAIKVLDKASDKQAKEQFMAEVSTIGRAYHVNLVRLYGFCFDSTVQALVYEYMDKGSLDGWLFDTNQKIEWLKLHEIAVGAAKGIVYLHEECYRRIIHYDIKPGNILLDAKLFSKVADFGLAKFPNRDSSHITMTNYRGTPGYAAPELYMPYQVTHKCDVYSFGMLLFEILGRRKTHNSNPSEPENWLPRWTWNMFEKGKLSELLEHFGIEEEHRKKAEKMTMVALWCVQYLPDSRPLMRDVVRMLE from the coding sequence ATGAAGAGATTTTCCAGTGAATTTGCCAAGGAGAAGCCCATCATGTTCTCAGCTCAAGAGCTGTCTGGTTTTAGTCAGAATTACAAAACAAGATTGGGATCCGGTGGCTTTGGTATTGTCTATAAAGGTGAGCTCCCAAATGGGGTACTAGTGGCAATCAAAGTCCTTGACAAAGCTTCAGACAAGCAAGCTAAAGAGCAGTTCATGGCAGAAGTAAGCACAATTGGTAGAGCTTATCATGTCAATTTGGTTAGACTCTATGGTTTTTGTTTTGATTCCACAGTGCAAGCTCTTGTCTATGAGTACATGGACAAGGGGTCCCTTGATGGGTGGTTGTTCGACACGAACCAGAAAATCGAATGGTTGAAGCTGCACGAAATAGCAGTTGGAGCAGCAAAAGGGATTGTATACTTGCATGAAGAATGTTACCGAAGAATTATTCACTATGATATAAAGCCAGGGAATATCCTCCTTGATGCAAAACTATTTTCCAAGGTTGCGGATTTTGGATTAGCTAAGTTTCCGAATAGAGATAGTAGCCATATAACCATGACAAATTATAGAGGGACACCAGGCTATGCTGCACCAGAGCTGTACATGCCATACCAAGTGACTCATAAATGTGATGTGTATAGCTTTGGTATGCTTCTATTTGAGATTCTGGGTAGGAGAAAAACCCACAATTCTAATCCTAGTGAGCCTGAGAATTGGCTACCAAGATGGACCTGGAACATGTTTGAGAAAGGGAAGTTAAGTGAACTTTTGGAACATTTTGGGATTGAAGAGGAACATAGAAAGAAGGCAGAGAAGATGACAATGGTGGCTTTGTGGTGTGTTCAGTACCTGCCGGATTCAAGACCTCTTATGAGAGATGTGGTGAGGATGTTGGAGTAA